DNA from Amycolatopsis sp. DSM 110486:
TCCTCCGCCGCGTCGGGGTAGCGAACGCCTATGCCGGCGCCGATGACCGCTACCCACGCCCGCCGCTGGACGAGCTGCAGGCCGCCGCCGCCGACATCGTGGTGCTACCGGACGAACCGTACGAGTTCACCACCGACGACGGCCCGGACTTCTTCCCGGACCAGCGCCCGGTTCTGGTCTCGGGACGGTATCTGACCTGGTACGGCCCGTCACTTGTCGAAGCCCACGGCGCCTTGACCGAAGCGTTGGCGAAGCTGCCGTGACACTCGGCGTCCGCGCTGCGCGTTTGCTCGCATCATTGGACTGCTGTCGCATCGAGCGCGGCCTCACCGACGCCGAATTCGATCGTATCGAGGCCCAGTACGACATCGAATTCGCCGACGACCACCGTGCGTTCCTCGCCACGGGCCTCCCCGTCGAGTCTCCGCACGAAGAGGGTCAGACCTGGACACACCCGTGGCCCGACTGGCGCAACGGCGACCCGGCCGCCCTTCGCGCCCACATCGACTGGGAGACGGACTACGTCATCGACCTCGTCCGGGACGGCTACTGGGAAACCCGCTGGGGCAACCGCCCGGTCACCCCGCACGACGCGGTGGGCGCCTTCCGCCGCCGCCTCCGCATAGCGGCCCCGATGGTGCCGATCTACGCTCACCGCTACCTCCCCGGAGGACACGGCACCTCCGGGCGCCCGGTCCTTTCCATGCGCGGCTTCGACATCATCTACTACGGCAGGGATCTGCTGAACTACATCGTCCGCGAGTTCGCCGAGCCCCTGTCCGGAGCGTGGCCGCCCCCACGGATCGCGTTCTGGGGCCACTACCTCGAAGACGAGTAGGGACCGCGACGGGCCGCCCGGCGGTTGAGCGGCCCGTCGACATCCGGCCCCTACAGGGTCAACCCCGTCAGTACGGTCACCCGTTCCTCCGTGAAATCCGCCATCGCAGCCGCCGGGCCCTCGCGGCCGACGCCGGAGTCCTTGACGCCGCCGTAAGGCATCTGGTCGGCACGGAAGCTGGGGACGTCGCCGATGAGGACGCCGCCGACCTTCAAGCGGGCGGAGACGTCGAACGCCGTGGGCAGGTCGCGCGTGAAGACGCCGGCCTGGAGGCCGAAGCGCGAAGCGTTGATCCGCGAAACGCCCTCGTCCACAGAGGACACCCGGATCAACGAAACCACCGGCCCGAACACCTCCTCGGCCATCACGGCAGCGTCTTCCGGCACCCCGGACAGCACCGTCGGCTCCACTGTCGCACCGGAACGGCCGCCGCCGGTGAGCAAAGAAGCGCCGGCGGAGACGGCGTCCGACACCCACGAAGTGACCCGCGAAGCCGCGGCCTCGTTGATCAGCGGGCCGACATCCACCCCGTCGGCAGACGGGTCACCCGTGCGCAAAGCAGCGACCTGCGCCAGAACCCGAGACTCCAGCTCGTCATACACATCCGTGTGCACGTAAACCCGCTGCACGGAGATGCACGACTGCCCCGCCTGGTACATGGAAAACGTCGCGATCCGCTGCGCCGCGAAGTCCAGGTCCGTCCAATCCGGACAGACCAGCACGGCGCCGTTGCCGCCCAGCTCCAGGGAGACGTGCTTGCGCGGCACGCTCTCCCGGATCGACCAGCCGACCGGCACCGAGCCTGTGAACGAAACCACCGGCAGCCGCGGATCGCGAACCAGAGCGGCCGTCTCCTCGTTGCCCAGCGGCAGAATCGACCAGCTCCCCGCAGGCAACCCCGTCTCCGCCAGGATCTCGCCCAGCAGCAATGACGTCAGCGGCGTCGCCGGCGCCGGCTTCAGCACGATCGGCGCGCCGACCGCGATGGCCGGCGCGACCTTGTGCGCCACCAGGTTCAGCGGGAAGTTGAACGGCGTGATCCCCAGCACCGGTCCGCGAGGCACCCGGCGCACCAAGGCCAGTCGGCCCGTACCACCCGGGTCCGTGTCGAGGCGCTGAAGCTCGCCCGAGAATCGGCGGGCCTCTTCGGCGGCCCAGCGGAACGTCGACACCGCGCGCCCCACTTCGCCCCGCGACCACTTCAACGGCTTGCCCGACTCGGCCGTGATGAGCCGCGCGATCTCGTCGGCCCGCTGACTCAACGAACGGGACACGTGGTCCAACGCCCCCGCCCGCACGTGCGCGGGCGTAACAGCGAACTCGTCTGCCACCGAAGCCGCCGCCGCAACCGCCGCCTCGACGTCCGAAGCGGTCGGCACGAAGTGCGAACCGGCCTCGCTCCCGTCATAGGAATGGTGGACGACCGCGGTCGAGGAACTGGTCACCGGCTTGCCGGCGATCCAAAAGGGGACAGTCACTTGCGCACCTCCGTGCGGACCGCGTGCTCGAGGACGGACAGGCCCTCGTCGAGCAGCTCGTTGGACAGGGAAAGCGGCGGCAGCAGCCGGATGACGTTGCCGTCGGTCCCGCAGGTCAGCACCACCACGCCGAGCGCGTGACACGCCGCCGCGACGCGCTTGGTGAGGTCGGCGTCCGGCTCGGAGGTGCCGGGGCGAACGAATTCCGCGGCCAACATCGCGCCGCGCCCGCGCACGTCGCCGATCACGCCCGTCTCGGCGGCCAGAGCCCGCAGCCGCGGCAGCACGACCTCCTCCACGCGCCGCGCGGAAGACGCCAGATCCGAACTACGCATCGTCTCGATCGAACCCAGCGCAGCGGCACAAGCGATGGGGTTACCGCCGTAGGTCCCGCCAAGACCACCGGGCCCGACCGCGTCGAGCAGCTCCGCGCGCCCGGTCACGGCCGACAGGGGCAGGCCCGCCGCGATGCCCTTGGCCGTCGCGATCAGGTCCGGCACCACGCCCTCGCGCGACGACGCGAACCAGTCGCCGGTGCGGCAGAAGCCTGTCTGCACCTCATCAGCCACGAACACCACGCCATTCGCAGCGCACCACTGCGAAAGCGCCGGCAGGAACCCCGGTGCCGGCTCGATGAACCCGCCCTCACCCTGGATCGGCTCGATCACCACGGCCGCCACCTGGTCGCCGCCGATCTGCTTCTCGATCCGGTCGATCGCGATCCGCGCGGCCTCCGGACCCGAAAGCCCGTCGCGGTACGGGTAGGACCCCGGCACGCGGTACACCTCGGGCGCGAACGGGCCGAAGCCGTGCTTGTAGGGCACCGACTTCGCGGTCAACGCCATCGTCAGGTTCGTCCGCCCGTGGTAGGCGTGGTCGAACACCACCACGGCCTGCCGCCCGGTCGCGGCGCGCGCGATCTTCACCGCGTTCTCCACGGCCTCCGCGCCGGAGTTGAACAGCACCGACTTCTTCGCGTGGTCACCCGGCGTCAGCTCCGCCAGTGCCTCGCACACCTCGACGTACCCCTCGTACGGCGTGACCATGAAACACGTGTGCGTGAACCAGCCCGCCTGCTTGCGCACGCGGTCCACGACCTCGGGCGCGGAGTGGCCCACGTTCGTCACGGCGATGCCGGAACCGAAGTCGATGAGCACGTTGCCGTCGGCATCGGTGAGCAGACCGCCACTGGCCGACGTGATGTACGCGGGCAGCGTCGAGCTCACCCCCGCCGCGACCGCGGCCGTCCGCCGCTCCTGCAGCGCGCGCGACGCCGGGCCGGGGATCTCGGTGCGCAACTGGCGCAGGCGGGGCGCCGGGGCCACCAGGGTTTCGGTGGTCATGGTCATGGGCTCAACTCCTGGGAAACGGGCTGGGTCACCTCCCAGGATGAGGCGGCTCCATGCACAAGTCAGCTGGCCAAGATGTCCAATGCCGCGCGTAAACTTGGCCACTATGGCACTCACCCTGCGCGCGCTCACTGAACAGCGGTCGCTCGCGCTGCGCGTGGTTGCGGGGGAGGCCGGCCTCGATCGCCCGATCGGCTGGGTGCACCCGACCGAGCTCACCGACCCGCACGCCTTCCTCGAAGGCGGCGAGCTCCTGCTCACCACGGGCCTGGCCCTCGACGACACGACGTCGGAGGCCTACGTCCGCCGCCTCGTCGAAGCGGGCACCGCCGGGCTCGGCTTCGGCGTCGGGCTCAGCCACGAGCACGTGCCGCGCACCCTGGTCGAAACCGCCGACGAGATCGGCCTCCCGGTGCTCGAAGTGCCCCGCAAGACGCCCTTCATCGCCATCACCCGCGCCGTCTCCCGCGCGGTCGCGGCCGACGAGTACGCCGCGACCGTCCGCATCGGCCGCGCCCAGCAGGAACTCACCCGCACCGCCGTGGGAAAGACGGGCGCGGCGGGTGTCGTGCGGCGGCTCGCCCGGCTCATCGACGGCTGGGTCGTGCTCTTCGACGCCGCCGGCCAACTCCGCGAAGTCTCTTCCGCAGCCGCTCGCGCACACGGGGAACAGCTCGACGTGAAGGACCTGCGCGCCGGCACACGGGTTGTCACGCTGGGGGAGCAGGAGGTCGTGCTCCAGACCTTGCACACGCGCGGCGCGCTCGCGGTCGGCACCACCGAGCCGCTCGACTCGACCGGTCGCCACATCGTGAACACGGCGGTCTCGCTGCTTTCCCTTGCCCTGGAACAGGATCGTGCCCAACGCGGCGCGCTGTCCCGGCTGCGCACCGGCCTGCTCGACCTGTTCGCCGACGGCCAGGAAGCCCTCGCGCTCGACGTGCTGCGCACCGCGCAAGGCGCCCCGCCGCAACCGTGGGCCGTGCTCGCCGTCGCGGGCCGGCCTGCCGCGCGGACCGCGCTGTACGACCGCCTGGAACCCGTTGCGGGGCAAGTGTTCTTCGCCCACTCCGAGTCGCTCCTCGTCGCCGCGACCGACGACGCCGACCGCGTGCTCACCGTGGCCGCCGAAGTCGGCGGTTGCCACGTCGGCGTCGGAGACGCCACCGAGTTCCCGGCAGCGCTGCGCCAGGCCCGGCAGGCGGCCGAAACCGCGCGCAGCCAGGACATTCCGCTCCTGCGCTATGCCGACCACGCCGGCCGGGGCCTGCTCAACCTCCTGGATCCCCTTGCCGCCCAAGCCTTTGCCCACGAGCTTCTGAACCCGCTGCGCACCCACGACGAGTCCGGCCGCGGTGAGCTGGAGGAGTCCCTGCGCTGCTGGCTCGAAAACCACGGCCACTGGGACCGCGCCGCCACGCAGCTGCACATCCACCGTCACACCCTGCGCAACCGCATCACCAAGGCCGCCGAGCTCCTCGGTCAGGACCTCGACTCACCCGGCACCAGGGCCGAACTCTGGCTCGCCCTTCAGGTCAACCGCTGAGAAAACACCCGCTGAGAAGTCACACGCTGACCAGCAACGCGATCGGCGAATCCCCGCACCGCCGCAACGTCGCGCCACCCGACATCGTCTGCGGCTCCGCCCCGGCCGTCCACCACGCCGGCACATCGACGTCTCGCACCAGAGAACCCGTCGCCTGCCGGACGCTGTTCGACACGATCACCCGCCCCTGCGCGTTGAGCAGAGCCGCGCGCCGGCCCAGCGAACGCAGCCGCCGGCTCACCGTCCGCTCGAACTCGCGCACGTAGACGTCCGCGCCCACCACGCCGGCAAACGAACCGTCGCGGTACACGGGCAGCGTGAAAGTGAGCGTGTACTCGTCGGTGCAGAGGTAGTCGACGTACGGGCCGTTGATGTGGCGCCGGCCGCTGTCGCGCGGCACGGTGAACCACGACTGGCGCGTGTAGTCGAGGAAGTTCGGGCTCTCCGGGTCGAGGCTGATGAACAGCTGCTCCGGCACGGTGTCCTCGGAACCACTGTCGTCCGAACCGGTGGTGGTCCACCACTCGAAGCCGAACTCCTGGTCCGACAACACGTGGGGCGCACTCACGAACCCCGCGCCGATCACGAGGCCGCCGAGGGCCTCCAGGACCTGCGGCCGGATGCCGTGGAGCGTGCGGGAACCGGCGCCGCCGGGCTCGGCCAGCAGCGTCTCGGCCGCGGCCAATACGGGCTTCAGCCGCTCGAAGATCTCCTCGACCAGCGCGGATACCTGTGCGACGACTTCGTCGCCGGTCAACGTGCGGGTGTCGGTCACGATGCTCACCTCGATCGCGGGGTCATCGAAGCCTACGGCGTTTCGAGGCTTAAGTGCAGATCCACGAGCCGGTCGAGCGCGCTCAGGATGTGCTCCTCGGTCAGCTTGCGGGCCAGATCGCCGTCGGCCGCCGCGATCGCGGTGACGATCGCGTAGTGCTCAGCGTAGGACTGGCGGCAGGTGTCCTCGCCGTCGAGGGGCACCCAGAGCAACCCGCCGTGTTCGCCCTGCAGTTGGACCTCCTGGTTGGTGAGCCGCGGCGACTGCGCGGCCGCCGCGATCTCGAGGTGGAAGTGCCGTTCGGCGCGCGTCGCCTCGGGACCGGTCGTGCCGAGGAGGTCTTCGCTGGTCAGGCGCAGTCGTTCCAGGTCTTCGGGCGAGCTGCGTTCCGACGCGAGCTTGGCCGCGGACCCGGCCACGGCGAGGTAGTGGTCGCCGAAGTCGCGCAGATCCGCGAGCGAGACGAGCCGCAGGCGCTGGGCCCACGAGCTCGGCGCCGGCCATGCGGGCGTGCGCACGAAGCTGCCGCCGCCGCGCCCGCGCCTGGTCTCGACCAGCCCCTGCTGCCGCAGCACAGCGAGCGCTTCGCGGACCGTCACGGTGGAAACGCGGAACTGCGCGGCGAGCTCGACCTCGCTCGGCAGCTGCTCGGCGTCGTCGAGGAGACCCAGGGTGATGGCGTCGAGCAGCCGGGCCGCGACCGCCTCGGCGCGGCCGAGCTGGTCGAGCGGAGCGAACATCGCCAGTCGTGCGCTGTTCGACATCTCCTTGCGCATCGTGGGCCCACCCGTCTCGGCATGCGATTGGGGCCAATAGTGCCCCAGGACCTTGTCATGTGAAATATGGAGTTATATGTTTCACCCTGCCACGGAGAGTCAGGAGGCGCACGCGTGCAGGAATTGAAGCACTACGTCGGCGGGAAGTTCGTCGACTCGCAGTCCGGGAGGGTCCTCGAAATCGTGGACCCGGTCACCGGCCGCGCGTACTGCACCGCGCCGGTGGCGAGCGCCGAAGACATCGACCACGCGCTCAAGGTCGCGGCGGAGGCGTTCGAGAGCTGGAAGGAGACCACGCCGGCCCAGCGCCAGCTCGCGCTCCTGAAGATCGCCGACGCCGTCGAGGCCCGCGGCGAGGAGCTCGTGCGCGTCGAGTCGCAGAACACCGGCAAGCCGGTCGCGCTCACGATGTCCGAAGAGCTGCCGATGATCGTCGACCAGCTGCGCTTCTTCGCCGGCGCCGCGCGCGTGCTCGAAGGCCGCGCGGCCGGTGAGTACATGGAAGGCCACACGTCCTTCATCCGCCG
Protein-coding regions in this window:
- a CDS encoding aldehyde dehydrogenase family protein, which encodes MTVPFWIAGKPVTSSSTAVVHHSYDGSEAGSHFVPTASDVEAAVAAAASVADEFAVTPAHVRAGALDHVSRSLSQRADEIARLITAESGKPLKWSRGEVGRAVSTFRWAAEEARRFSGELQRLDTDPGGTGRLALVRRVPRGPVLGITPFNFPLNLVAHKVAPAIAVGAPIVLKPAPATPLTSLLLGEILAETGLPAGSWSILPLGNEETAALVRDPRLPVVSFTGSVPVGWSIRESVPRKHVSLELGGNGAVLVCPDWTDLDFAAQRIATFSMYQAGQSCISVQRVYVHTDVYDELESRVLAQVAALRTGDPSADGVDVGPLINEAAASRVTSWVSDAVSAGASLLTGGGRSGATVEPTVLSGVPEDAAVMAEEVFGPVVSLIRVSSVDEGVSRINASRFGLQAGVFTRDLPTAFDVSARLKVGGVLIGDVPSFRADQMPYGGVKDSGVGREGPAAAMADFTEERVTVLTGLTL
- the gabT gene encoding 4-aminobutyrate--2-oxoglutarate transaminase — its product is MTMTTETLVAPAPRLRQLRTEIPGPASRALQERRTAAVAAGVSSTLPAYITSASGGLLTDADGNVLIDFGSGIAVTNVGHSAPEVVDRVRKQAGWFTHTCFMVTPYEGYVEVCEALAELTPGDHAKKSVLFNSGAEAVENAVKIARAATGRQAVVVFDHAYHGRTNLTMALTAKSVPYKHGFGPFAPEVYRVPGSYPYRDGLSGPEAARIAIDRIEKQIGGDQVAAVVIEPIQGEGGFIEPAPGFLPALSQWCAANGVVFVADEVQTGFCRTGDWFASSREGVVPDLIATAKGIAAGLPLSAVTGRAELLDAVGPGGLGGTYGGNPIACAAALGSIETMRSSDLASSARRVEEVVLPRLRALAAETGVIGDVRGRGAMLAAEFVRPGTSEPDADLTKRVAAACHALGVVVLTCGTDGNVIRLLPPLSLSNELLDEGLSVLEHAVRTEVRK
- a CDS encoding PucR family transcriptional regulator; translated protein: MALTLRALTEQRSLALRVVAGEAGLDRPIGWVHPTELTDPHAFLEGGELLLTTGLALDDTTSEAYVRRLVEAGTAGLGFGVGLSHEHVPRTLVETADEIGLPVLEVPRKTPFIAITRAVSRAVAADEYAATVRIGRAQQELTRTAVGKTGAAGVVRRLARLIDGWVVLFDAAGQLREVSSAAARAHGEQLDVKDLRAGTRVVTLGEQEVVLQTLHTRGALAVGTTEPLDSTGRHIVNTAVSLLSLALEQDRAQRGALSRLRTGLLDLFADGQEALALDVLRTAQGAPPQPWAVLAVAGRPAARTALYDRLEPVAGQVFFAHSESLLVAATDDADRVLTVAAEVGGCHVGVGDATEFPAALRQARQAAETARSQDIPLLRYADHAGRGLLNLLDPLAAQAFAHELLNPLRTHDESGRGELEESLRCWLENHGHWDRAATQLHIHRHTLRNRITKAAELLGQDLDSPGTRAELWLALQVNR
- a CDS encoding cache domain-containing protein yields the protein MTDTRTLTGDEVVAQVSALVEEIFERLKPVLAAAETLLAEPGGAGSRTLHGIRPQVLEALGGLVIGAGFVSAPHVLSDQEFGFEWWTTTGSDDSGSEDTVPEQLFISLDPESPNFLDYTRQSWFTVPRDSGRRHINGPYVDYLCTDEYTLTFTLPVYRDGSFAGVVGADVYVREFERTVSRRLRSLGRRAALLNAQGRVIVSNSVRQATGSLVRDVDVPAWWTAGAEPQTMSGGATLRRCGDSPIALLVSV
- a CDS encoding FadR/GntR family transcriptional regulator — encoded protein: MRKEMSNSARLAMFAPLDQLGRAEAVAARLLDAITLGLLDDAEQLPSEVELAAQFRVSTVTVREALAVLRQQGLVETRRGRGGGSFVRTPAWPAPSSWAQRLRLVSLADLRDFGDHYLAVAGSAAKLASERSSPEDLERLRLTSEDLLGTTGPEATRAERHFHLEIAAAAQSPRLTNQEVQLQGEHGGLLWVPLDGEDTCRQSYAEHYAIVTAIAAADGDLARKLTEEHILSALDRLVDLHLSLETP